The following proteins are co-located in the Gossypium hirsutum isolate 1008001.06 chromosome A02, Gossypium_hirsutum_v2.1, whole genome shotgun sequence genome:
- the LOC107935241 gene encoding receptor-like protein 44: MGFLILLLLLTFTTLPLSSSDPNDEACLTQLSQTLKDPLNNLQNWTKSTFANPCSGFTSYLPGATCNNGRIYKLSLTNLSLQGSISPFLSNCTNLQSLDLSSNSISGPIPQDLQYLVNLAVLNLSSNRLEGEIPQQLALCAYLNVIDLHDNLLTGQIPQELGLLARLSAFDVSNNKLSGPIPASLGNRSGNLPRFNATSFGGNKDLYGYPLPPMKSKGLSVLAIVGIGLGSGLASLVISFTGVCIWLKITEEKMAAAEEGKIGQFMPDY; encoded by the coding sequence ATGGGGTTTTTAATTCTTTTGCTGCTGCTAACCTTTACTACACTTCCATTATCTTCCTCAGATCCAAACGACGAAGCTTGTTTAACTCAATTAAGCCAAACCTTGAAAGACCCTTTAAACAACTTACAAAACTGGACCAAATCAACCTTTGCAAACCCTTGTAGTGGTTTCACATCTTATCTCCCTGGTGCAACTTGTAACAATGGTCGAATCTACAAGCTTTCCCTCACCAACCTCTCTCTTCAAGGCTCTATTTCCCCATTTCTTTCCAATTGTACCAATCTTCAATCCCTTGACTTGTCTTCAAATTCCATTTCAGGTCCTATCCCTCAAGATTTACAATACTTAGTCAACTTAGCAGTACTCAACCTTTCATCTAATCGCCTTGAAGGAGAGATCCCTCAACAACTTGCATTATGTGCTTACTTAAACGTCATTGATCTTCATGATAATTTACTCACTGGTCAAATTCCTCAAGAATTAGGCCTATTAGCACGGTTGTCAGCTTTTGATGTTTCAAACAACAAGCTGTCAGGTCCAATACCAGCATCATTAGGTAATAGGAGTGGGAATTTACCAAGGTTTAATGCCACCTCTTTTGGTGGAAATAAGGATCTTTATGGATACCCTTTACCACCTATGAAAAGTAAAGGGCTATCAGTTTTGGCCATTGTTGGGATTGGATTAGGAAGTGGACTTGCGAGTTTGGTTATTAGTTTCACTGGGGTTTGTATTTGGTTGAAAATTACAGAAGAAAAAATGGCTGCTGCTGAAGAAGGAAAGATTGGTCAGTTCATGcctgattattaa